The following proteins come from a genomic window of Taeniopygia guttata chromosome 25, bTaeGut7.mat, whole genome shotgun sequence:
- the SLC39A1 gene encoding zinc transporter ZIP1 isoform X1, protein MNAGITGMNISPTCSPARPAPLPGDAQRGSELPRRRALSSGSRMDTGSGAALAWSPGAAPQPPPGLAVKLGSLVLLLLLPLACGLAPLWCFRQPPDPRSPVLSLVSCFSGGVFMGTFLLDLLPDYLDSIAAALEGLRITLQFPLPEFILAMGFFLVLVLEQVTLAQRELAEPPEESRALLPNGSIQAALPVGPVGTVGTVPAAGGGPGALRAAALALALALHAVLEGLALGLREGDAAALRVLLALLLHKGAVAFGLSLELLRSRLRPPAVASCLVLLALMSPLGVGVGTALAAGAGPRQRLCRAVLEGLAAGTFLFVTFLEILPQELEAPRNRIPKVILILAGFALVSAILFVKG, encoded by the exons ATGAACGCCGGGATAACGGGAATGAACATCAGCCCCACCTGCTCTCCAGCTCGTCCAG CGCCGCTTCCCGGGGATGCGCAGCGCGGCTCGGAGCTCccccggcggcgggcgctgAGCTCCGGGAGCAGGATGGAcaccgggagcggggccgcgctgGCCTGGAGCCCCGgggcggccccgcagcccccgcccgGGCTGGCGGTGAAGTTGGGGtcgctggtgctgctgctgctgctgcccctcgcCTGCGGCCTCGCACCCCTCTGGTGCTTCCGACAGCCCCCCG acccccgcAGCCCCGTGCTCAGCCTCGTGAGCTGCTTCTCGGGCGGCGTTTTCATGGGCACCTTCCTGCTCGACCTCCTGCCCGACTACCTGGACAGCATCGCTGCGGCGCTGGAGGGGCTGCGCATCACG CTGCAGTTCCCCCTGCCGGAGTTCATCCTGGCCATGGGCTTCTtcctggtgctggtgctggagcaggtgacgCTGGCGCAGCGGGAGCTGGCCGAGCCTCCCGAGGAGTCGCGGGCGCTGCTGCCCAACGGCTCCATCCAGGCCGCGCTGCCCGTGGGCCCGGTGGGCACGGTGGGCACGGTGCCGGCGGCCGGCGGCGGTCCCGGGGCGCTCCGGGCCGCGGCGCTGGCGCTGGCGCTGGCGCTGCACGCGGTGCTGGAGGGGCTGGCGCTGGGGCTGCGCGAGGGCGACGCGGCCGCGCTGCGCgtgctgctggcgctgctgctgcacaAGGGCGCCGTGGCCTTCGGCCTCTCGCTGGAGCTGCTGCGCAGCCGCCTGCGCCCGCCCGCCGTGGCCTCGTGCCTCGTGCTGCTGGCGCTCATGTCCCCGCTGGGCGTCGGCGTGGGCACGGCGctggcggcgggcgcggggccgcggcagCGCCTGTGCCGGGCCGTGCTGGAGGGGCTGGCGGCCGGCACCTTCCTCTTCGTCACCTTCCTGGAGATTCTGCCCCAGGAGTTGGAGGCGCCCCGAAATCGCATCCCCAAGGTCATCCTGATCCTCGCCGGCTTCGCGCTGGTCAGCGCCATCCTCTTCGTCAAGGGATGA
- the CREB3L4 gene encoding cyclic AMP-responsive element-binding protein 3-like protein 4 isoform X1 — translation MEAPELPELPEPDGLFPDPPSLPVPVLGFQTLTLPEDDVSGAGRGAGGQDPHGDTGMSRGSRHASPGPVSPQGSGAEELLGLTVNPDIACGLGSSPERPRPAGPPPVLLEVVCDLSTALDPSLFPGIPLAPSPEPRPTLQLTEEEKRLLAQEGVTLPGALPLTQAEERLLKKVRRKIRNKQSAQDSRRRKKEYLDELESRAAACSALNQELRKKVQELETSNGSLLRQLQALIKETSTRPAQTGTCVLILLLFLGLILLPSSSPFPRSSSRDSLGPTGGISRNILTLARQEPGAAGESPFPFPFPFPFPRWMSGTEPGSRVEDGARAAPGDGIPTPQGDPGSNSSRQDTGTGTWGHGEEM, via the exons ATGGAGGCACCGGAGCTCCCGGAGCTCCCGGAGCCGGACGGGCTCTTCCCGGATCCCCCGTCGCTCCCGGTGCCGGTACTGGGCTTCCAGACCTTGACGCTCCCGGAGGATGATGTGAGTGGGGCCGGGAGGGGCGCGGGTGGGCAGGACCcccacggggacaccgggatgtCCCGGGGATCCCGTCACGCGTCCCCCGGCCCGGTATCCCCGCAGGGCAGCGGAGccgaggagctgctggggctgacgGTGAACCCCGACATCGCCTGCGGGCTCGGCAGCAGCCCGGagcgcccccggcccgccgggCCGCCCCcggtgctgctggaggtggtGTGTGACCTCAGCACGGCCCTGGACCCCTCCCTGTTCCCGGGCATCCCGCTggccccgagccccgagccccggccCACG CTCCAGCTGACGGAGGAGGAGAAGCGGCTGCTGGCGCAGGAGGGGGTGACCCTGCCCGGGGCGCTGCCCCTCACCCAG GCCGAGGAGCGGCTCCTGAAGAAGGTGCGGAGAAAGATCCGGAACAAACAGTCGGCGCAGGACAGCCGGCGGAGGAAGAAGGAATACCTGGACGAGCTGGAGAGCAG GGCGGCCGCGTGCTCAGCGCTGAACCAGGAGCTGCGGAAAAAAGTCCAGGAGCTGGAGACGAGTAACGG GTCTCTCCTGCGGCAGCTCCAGGCGCTCATCAAGGAAACGTCCACCAGGCCCGCGCAGACCGGCACCTGTGTCCTG atcctgctcctgttcctggggctgatcctgctccccagctccagcccgtTCCCCCGGAGCAGCAGCCGGGACAGCCTCGGACCCACCGGAG ggATCTCCAGGAACATCCTGACCCTGGCGCGGCAGGAGCCGGGAGCGGCCGGAGAatccccgttcccgttcccattcccgttcccgttcccgcgGTGGATGTCGGGGACGGAGCCGGGATCCCGTGTGGAGGACGGAGCCCGGGCAGCGCCTGGGGATGGGATTCCCACCCCCCAGGGGGATCCAGGCTCCAATTCCTCCCGGcaggacacggggacagggacatggggacacggggaggagATGTGA
- the SLC39A1 gene encoding zinc transporter ZIP1 isoform X2 — translation MNAGITGMNISPTCSPARPAPLPGDAQRGSELPRRRALSSGSRMDTGSGAALAWSPGAAPQPPPGLAVKLGSLVLLLLLPLACGLAPLWCFRQPPDPRSPVLSLVSCFSGGVFMGTFLLDLLPDYLDSIAAALEGLRITFPLPEFILAMGFFLVLVLEQVTLAQRELAEPPEESRALLPNGSIQAALPVGPVGTVGTVPAAGGGPGALRAAALALALALHAVLEGLALGLREGDAAALRVLLALLLHKGAVAFGLSLELLRSRLRPPAVASCLVLLALMSPLGVGVGTALAAGAGPRQRLCRAVLEGLAAGTFLFVTFLEILPQELEAPRNRIPKVILILAGFALVSAILFVKG, via the exons ATGAACGCCGGGATAACGGGAATGAACATCAGCCCCACCTGCTCTCCAGCTCGTCCAG CGCCGCTTCCCGGGGATGCGCAGCGCGGCTCGGAGCTCccccggcggcgggcgctgAGCTCCGGGAGCAGGATGGAcaccgggagcggggccgcgctgGCCTGGAGCCCCGgggcggccccgcagcccccgcccgGGCTGGCGGTGAAGTTGGGGtcgctggtgctgctgctgctgctgcccctcgcCTGCGGCCTCGCACCCCTCTGGTGCTTCCGACAGCCCCCCG acccccgcAGCCCCGTGCTCAGCCTCGTGAGCTGCTTCTCGGGCGGCGTTTTCATGGGCACCTTCCTGCTCGACCTCCTGCCCGACTACCTGGACAGCATCGCTGCGGCGCTGGAGGGGCTGCGCATCACG TTCCCCCTGCCGGAGTTCATCCTGGCCATGGGCTTCTtcctggtgctggtgctggagcaggtgacgCTGGCGCAGCGGGAGCTGGCCGAGCCTCCCGAGGAGTCGCGGGCGCTGCTGCCCAACGGCTCCATCCAGGCCGCGCTGCCCGTGGGCCCGGTGGGCACGGTGGGCACGGTGCCGGCGGCCGGCGGCGGTCCCGGGGCGCTCCGGGCCGCGGCGCTGGCGCTGGCGCTGGCGCTGCACGCGGTGCTGGAGGGGCTGGCGCTGGGGCTGCGCGAGGGCGACGCGGCCGCGCTGCGCgtgctgctggcgctgctgctgcacaAGGGCGCCGTGGCCTTCGGCCTCTCGCTGGAGCTGCTGCGCAGCCGCCTGCGCCCGCCCGCCGTGGCCTCGTGCCTCGTGCTGCTGGCGCTCATGTCCCCGCTGGGCGTCGGCGTGGGCACGGCGctggcggcgggcgcggggccgcggcagCGCCTGTGCCGGGCCGTGCTGGAGGGGCTGGCGGCCGGCACCTTCCTCTTCGTCACCTTCCTGGAGATTCTGCCCCAGGAGTTGGAGGCGCCCCGAAATCGCATCCCCAAGGTCATCCTGATCCTCGCCGGCTTCGCGCTGGTCAGCGCCATCCTCTTCGTCAAGGGATGA
- the CREB3L4 gene encoding cyclic AMP-responsive element-binding protein 3-like protein 4 isoform X2 has product MEAPELPELPEPDGLFPDPPSLPVPVLGFQTLTLPEDDGSGAEELLGLTVNPDIACGLGSSPERPRPAGPPPVLLEVVCDLSTALDPSLFPGIPLAPSPEPRPTLQLTEEEKRLLAQEGVTLPGALPLTQAEERLLKKVRRKIRNKQSAQDSRRRKKEYLDELESRAAACSALNQELRKKVQELETSNGSLLRQLQALIKETSTRPAQTGTCVLILLLFLGLILLPSSSPFPRSSSRDSLGPTGGISRNILTLARQEPGAAGESPFPFPFPFPFPRWMSGTEPGSRVEDGARAAPGDGIPTPQGDPGSNSSRQDTGTGTWGHGEEM; this is encoded by the exons ATGGAGGCACCGGAGCTCCCGGAGCTCCCGGAGCCGGACGGGCTCTTCCCGGATCCCCCGTCGCTCCCGGTGCCGGTACTGGGCTTCCAGACCTTGACGCTCCCGGAGGATGAT GGCAGCGGAGccgaggagctgctggggctgacgGTGAACCCCGACATCGCCTGCGGGCTCGGCAGCAGCCCGGagcgcccccggcccgccgggCCGCCCCcggtgctgctggaggtggtGTGTGACCTCAGCACGGCCCTGGACCCCTCCCTGTTCCCGGGCATCCCGCTggccccgagccccgagccccggccCACG CTCCAGCTGACGGAGGAGGAGAAGCGGCTGCTGGCGCAGGAGGGGGTGACCCTGCCCGGGGCGCTGCCCCTCACCCAG GCCGAGGAGCGGCTCCTGAAGAAGGTGCGGAGAAAGATCCGGAACAAACAGTCGGCGCAGGACAGCCGGCGGAGGAAGAAGGAATACCTGGACGAGCTGGAGAGCAG GGCGGCCGCGTGCTCAGCGCTGAACCAGGAGCTGCGGAAAAAAGTCCAGGAGCTGGAGACGAGTAACGG GTCTCTCCTGCGGCAGCTCCAGGCGCTCATCAAGGAAACGTCCACCAGGCCCGCGCAGACCGGCACCTGTGTCCTG atcctgctcctgttcctggggctgatcctgctccccagctccagcccgtTCCCCCGGAGCAGCAGCCGGGACAGCCTCGGACCCACCGGAG ggATCTCCAGGAACATCCTGACCCTGGCGCGGCAGGAGCCGGGAGCGGCCGGAGAatccccgttcccgttcccattcccgttcccgttcccgcgGTGGATGTCGGGGACGGAGCCGGGATCCCGTGTGGAGGACGGAGCCCGGGCAGCGCCTGGGGATGGGATTCCCACCCCCCAGGGGGATCCAGGCTCCAATTCCTCCCGGcaggacacggggacagggacatggggacacggggaggagATGTGA